A section of the Luteolibacter flavescens genome encodes:
- a CDS encoding family 43 glycosylhydrolase: MALALGGLALSGGMPQASAQEAAASNSYKNPVIAGDFADPTIILVGDTYYAAGTSSEWAPHYPIYTSKDLVNWEHVGHIFDKMPEWTVGSFWAPELYYHDGTFYAYYTARRKSDNISVIGVATTDDPRKGFTDRGIICEWGKEAIDGFVFKDNDGKFYFSWKAYGLDRDRPVSMLASEMTDDLLKLKGEAFELSQADGKPISAEGQVMARRGDWYYLFYSSKGCCGRGCDYQAEVARAKSIRGPWENSPVNPILSGGDGWICPGHGTLVTLPDKRDYFLYHTYNEKENVYTGRQGFLGEVVWQENGWPVLAGGQHPVASAPSPLGKEQAPAAKGFKDGFDDAKPGVTWQWDLLRPPVVSIADGVLNLGVSSATNASPAGTFYGLRTQHGDYTFTAVIDPSGPAGEGIAIYGEASSALALRIGEGGLAVTKVEKGEAKELATAALPEGDKVHLRMTVQAGHRVRFHASTYGSDWKAVGDQEIDAAFIPPWDRAPRIGLVVTGKPGDTGKFDSVELSYEKP; encoded by the coding sequence ATGGCTCTGGCACTTGGCGGCCTCGCCCTCAGCGGCGGCATGCCGCAGGCCTCGGCCCAGGAGGCGGCTGCGTCTAACAGCTACAAGAACCCGGTCATCGCGGGAGACTTCGCCGATCCCACCATCATCCTCGTCGGCGACACCTACTATGCCGCTGGTACCTCCTCGGAGTGGGCTCCCCATTACCCCATCTACACGTCGAAGGACCTGGTGAATTGGGAGCACGTCGGCCATATCTTCGACAAGATGCCGGAGTGGACCGTCGGCAGCTTCTGGGCGCCGGAATTGTATTATCACGACGGCACCTTCTACGCCTACTACACGGCCCGTAGGAAGTCGGACAATATCTCCGTGATCGGCGTGGCCACCACGGACGATCCGCGCAAGGGCTTCACCGACCGCGGCATCATCTGCGAGTGGGGCAAGGAGGCCATCGACGGCTTCGTTTTCAAGGACAACGACGGGAAGTTCTACTTCTCGTGGAAGGCCTACGGTCTCGACCGCGACCGCCCGGTCTCGATGCTCGCCAGCGAGATGACGGATGACCTGCTGAAGCTGAAGGGCGAGGCATTCGAGCTCTCGCAGGCCGACGGCAAGCCCATCTCCGCCGAGGGACAGGTGATGGCCCGCCGCGGGGACTGGTATTACCTCTTCTACTCCTCGAAGGGCTGCTGCGGCCGCGGCTGCGACTATCAGGCGGAAGTGGCCCGCGCGAAGAGCATCCGGGGTCCATGGGAGAATTCTCCCGTGAATCCCATCCTCTCCGGCGGTGACGGCTGGATCTGCCCCGGCCACGGCACGCTGGTCACGCTGCCGGACAAGCGGGACTACTTCCTCTACCACACCTACAACGAGAAGGAGAACGTCTACACCGGTCGCCAAGGCTTCCTCGGCGAGGTGGTCTGGCAGGAGAATGGCTGGCCGGTCCTCGCCGGTGGCCAGCATCCCGTAGCCTCCGCGCCGTCACCGCTCGGCAAGGAGCAGGCTCCCGCCGCGAAGGGCTTCAAGGACGGCTTTGACGATGCCAAGCCCGGCGTTACCTGGCAGTGGGACCTGCTGCGTCCGCCCGTGGTGAGCATCGCGGACGGCGTGCTGAATCTTGGCGTATCGAGCGCCACGAATGCCAGCCCCGCGGGCACCTTCTACGGTCTCCGCACCCAGCACGGAGACTATACCTTCACCGCCGTCATCGACCCGAGCGGTCCGGCAGGAGAGGGCATCGCCATCTACGGCGAAGCCAGCAGCGCGCTCGCCCTCCGCATCGGGGAAGGCGGTCTCGCCGTCACCAAGGTCGAAAAGGGTGAAGCCAAGGAACTCGCCACCGCGGCCCTTCCGGAGGGGGACAAGGTCCACCTCCGCATGACTGTGCAGGCAGGCCACCGCGTCCGCTTCCACGCCAGTACCTATGGCAGCGACTGGAAGGCCGTGGGTGACCAGGAAATCGACGCCGCCTTCATCCCGCCGTGGGACCGCGCCCCGCGCATCGGCCTCGTCGTCACCGGCAAGCCCGGCGACACCGGCAAGTTCGACTCCGTCGAGCTCAGCTACGAGAAGCCCTGA